From a single Apium graveolens cultivar Ventura chromosome 2, ASM990537v1, whole genome shotgun sequence genomic region:
- the LOC141706232 gene encoding uncharacterized protein LOC141706232: MFIIEIVSFLFLFLCLIDSMDSSVTIYIHHHGDFEHKPKPKYVGGDVEVIPGFDPDLFLFRDLDDFAVKCGYAKSDLVYFKNDGLTFESGMRLLYDDSTVRAMVDIHKPIGKINLYIDHYDVDEVIDNQEDENDNEGGEYGNKGRENENQGGENGIQGGEDGNEGSGDDSDPDDPEYGYEGDDVETESDESEDEKGYDSFCDSDEELREFREKKKKYKDSLKQNHGNLLEVREKVMSLSDESEYASDELRSDSSSSEDENHKIGYVGPPNPKIKKRKRNSVKYGQKSDTIKWEVGMKFASMAEFRDAVRQYGVMERRGVQFIINDAQRCQVSCEAECKFYIWCSKDKDSDNCTIKTLFDEHNCSKPYTNKLASVKYLTELYGDRIRKNPQ, translated from the coding sequence ATGTTTATTATTGAAATCGTATCTTTTTTGTTTTTGTTCTTGTGTTTAATTGACAGTATGGATTCATCGGTTACTATTTACATACATCACCATGGGGATTTTGAACATAAACCTAAACCAAAGTATGTAGGCGGTGATGTAGAAGTTATACCTGGCTTTGACCCTGACTTGTTTTTGTTTAGAGACTTGGATGATTTTGCTGTTAAATGTGGTTATGCAAAATCTGACTTAGTGTATTTTAAAAATGATGGTCTGACTTTTGAAAGTGGTATGAGACTTTTGTATGATGATAGTACTGTGAGAGCTATGGTAGACATTCATAAACCAATTGGTAAAATTAATTTGTATATTGATCACTATGATGTGGATGAGGTAATTGATAATCAGGAAGATGAAAATGATAATGAGGGAGGGGAATATGGTAATAAGGGAAGGGAAAATGAAAATCAAGGAGGGGAAAATGGTATCCAGGGAGGGGAAGATGGTAATGAGGGAAGTGGGGATGATAGTGATCCTGATGATCCAGAATATGGTTATGAGGGAGATGATGTAGAGACTGAGAGTGATGAATCTGAAGATGAGAAAGGCTATGATTCTTTCTGTGACAGTGATGAAGAGTTGAGAGAGTttagagagaaaaagaaaaaatataagGATTCCTTGAAGCAGAATCATGGTAATCTTCTTGAAGTTAGAGAGAAAGTGATGAGTTTAAGTGATGAATCTGAGTATGCTTCTGATGAGCTAAGGTCGGATTCATCTTCCAGTGAAGATGAAAATCACAAAATTGGCTATGTTGGCCCTCCCAACCCCAAGatcaagaaaagaaaaagaaatagtGTGAAATATGGGCAAAAGAGTGACACAATAAAATGGGAGGTTGGAATGAAATTTGCAAGCATGGCAGAGTTTAGAGATGCTGTTAGGCAATATGGAGTTATGGAGAGAAGAGGAGTCCAGTTTATAATAAATGATGCACAGAGATGTCAAGTTAGTTGTGAAGCTGAATGCAAGTTCTACATTTGGTGCAGTAAAGACAAAGATTCAGACAACTGCACTATCAAGACCTTATTTGATGAGCATAACTGCAGTAAGCCATACACAAATAAGCTTGCTAGTGTGAAATATCTGACAGAGTTGTATGGGGACAGGATAAGAAAAAATCCACAATGA